One Elaeis guineensis isolate ETL-2024a chromosome 10, EG11, whole genome shotgun sequence genomic window carries:
- the LOC105053351 gene encoding small ribosomal subunit protein uS13z/uS13y/uS13x: MSLIANEDFQHILRVLNTNVDGKQKIMFALTSIKGIGRRFANIVCKKADVDMNKRAGELSAAELENLMTVVANPRQFKIPDWFLNRKKDYKDGRYSQVVSNALDMKLRDDLERLKKIRNHRGLRHYWGLRVRGQHTKTTGRRGKTVGVSKKR; this comes from the exons ATG TCTCTGATCGCGAACGAGGATTTCCAGCACATCCTTCGTGTGCTTAACACGAACGTGGATGGCAAACAGAAGATCATGTTTGCCCTTACCTCCATCAAGGGTATCGGCCGCCGCTTCGCCAACATCGTCTGCAAGAAGGCCGACGTCGACATGAACAAGAG GGCTGGGGAGCTCTCAGCCGCAGAGCTTGAGAACCTCATGACAGTTGTAGCAAATCCCCGTCAGTTCAAGATCCCAGATTGGTTTCTGAACAGAAAGAAGGACTATAAGGACGGTAGATACTCACAGGTGGTTTCAAATGCGCTGGACATGAAGCTGAGGGATGACCTTGAGCGCCTGAAGAAGATCAG GAACCACCGTGGTCTACGTCACTATTGGGGTCTTCGAGTTCGCGGTCAACACACCAAGACTACTGGAAGGAGGGGAAAGACTGTTGGTGTTTCAAAAAAGCGATGA